A window from Acidimicrobiales bacterium encodes these proteins:
- the glgX gene encoding glycogen debranching protein GlgX, with the protein MRVWPGSPYPLGGTFDGAGANFSLFSEVAEGVELCLFDQDGTERRVELDEVDGFCWHGYLPGIEPGQRYGWRVHGPDVPAEGHRCNPAKLLLDPYAKAVEGHVRWDPAVYGHGPTDPVKANRTDSAPFVPRSVVVNPYFDWGNDRPPGTPWHDTVVYEVHVRGFTIRHPGLDPEVRGTYAGLASPEAIEHLQRLGVTAVELLPVHQFVHDNVLVEKGLRNYWGYNSIGYLAPHNEYSASGQRGQQVQEFKSMVKALHDAGIEVILDVVYNHTAEGNHLGPVLSFRGIDNAAYYRLAEDPRFYTDYTGTGNSLNMRQPHVLQLIMDSLRYWVTDMHVDGFRFDLASTLARELHDVDRLSAFFDLIQQDPVVSQVKLIAEPWDVGEGGYQVGNFPPLWSEWNGRYRDCVRDYWRGQPGMLAELAYRLTGSSDLYESSSRRPHASINFVTAHDGFTLADLVSYDQKHNEANGESDRDGESYNRSWNCGVEGPTDDADVLALRARQKRNFLVTLLLSQGAPMLLGGDELGRTQRGNNNAYCQDNDVSWFDWAQVDEGMLAFTSALVDLRRSNPVFRRRRFFHGRPLRGSGIGDIGWFTPAGTEMTEADWEDDDGRAMGVFLNGSAIPGRDTRGERVAGDSFLLLLNAGPDVLGFTLPKGSWGESWTKVLDTSDDGIKDADEHPLAGGEQLEVGAYASVLLRRED; encoded by the coding sequence GATGGCGGGTTCACGGGCCCGACGTCCCGGCCGAGGGGCACCGGTGCAACCCGGCCAAGCTGCTGCTGGACCCCTACGCCAAGGCGGTCGAGGGTCACGTGCGCTGGGACCCGGCGGTGTACGGCCACGGACCGACGGACCCGGTGAAGGCCAACAGGACCGACAGCGCCCCGTTCGTGCCGCGCTCGGTCGTCGTCAATCCCTACTTCGACTGGGGGAACGACCGACCACCGGGCACGCCTTGGCACGACACGGTCGTGTACGAGGTCCACGTCCGCGGCTTCACCATCCGCCACCCCGGACTGGACCCGGAGGTGCGCGGCACGTACGCGGGCCTGGCCAGCCCTGAGGCCATCGAGCATCTCCAGCGTCTCGGGGTCACCGCTGTCGAGCTCCTACCGGTCCACCAGTTCGTGCACGACAACGTCCTCGTGGAGAAGGGTCTCCGCAACTACTGGGGTTACAACTCGATCGGGTACCTCGCGCCGCACAACGAGTACAGCGCCAGTGGCCAGCGTGGCCAGCAGGTACAGGAGTTCAAGTCCATGGTGAAGGCGCTGCACGACGCCGGCATCGAGGTGATCCTCGACGTGGTCTACAACCACACCGCCGAGGGCAATCACCTCGGACCGGTACTGAGCTTTCGCGGCATCGACAACGCCGCCTACTACCGGCTGGCCGAGGACCCCCGGTTCTATACCGACTACACGGGCACGGGCAACAGCCTGAACATGCGCCAGCCCCACGTCCTGCAGCTCATCATGGACTCGCTGCGGTACTGGGTGACGGACATGCACGTCGACGGGTTTCGCTTCGACCTGGCCTCGACCCTGGCAAGAGAGCTGCACGACGTCGACCGCCTCTCGGCCTTCTTCGATCTCATCCAGCAGGACCCGGTCGTGAGCCAGGTGAAGCTCATCGCCGAGCCGTGGGACGTGGGAGAGGGCGGCTACCAGGTCGGCAACTTCCCGCCCCTTTGGTCGGAGTGGAACGGCAGATACCGGGACTGTGTGCGCGACTACTGGCGCGGGCAGCCCGGGATGCTGGCCGAGTTGGCCTACCGCCTCACCGGGAGCTCGGATCTCTACGAGTCGAGCAGCAGGCGGCCGCACGCCAGCATCAACTTCGTGACCGCCCACGACGGGTTCACGCTCGCCGATCTGGTCTCCTATGACCAGAAGCACAACGAGGCGAACGGCGAGAGCGACCGCGACGGTGAGAGCTACAACCGCTCCTGGAACTGCGGGGTCGAGGGGCCCACCGATGACGCTGACGTGCTCGCCCTGCGCGCCCGCCAGAAGCGGAACTTCCTCGTCACCCTCCTCCTGTCGCAAGGGGCGCCCATGCTCCTGGGCGGTGACGAGCTCGGTCGCACCCAGCGGGGCAACAACAACGCCTACTGCCAGGACAACGACGTCTCGTGGTTCGACTGGGCGCAGGTGGACGAGGGCATGCTGGCCTTCACGTCCGCCCTCGTGGACCTGCGCCGGAGCAACCCCGTCTTCCGGCGCCGCCGCTTCTTCCACGGTCGCCCCTTGCGCGGGTCAGGCATCGGCGACATCGGGTGGTTCACCCCCGCTGGCACCGAGATGACCGAGGCCGACTGGGAGGACGACGACGGCAGGGCCATGGGCGTCTTCCTCAACGGGAGCGCCATCCCTGGCCGGGACACGCGGGGCGAGCGGGTCGCCGGCGACAGCTTCCTTCTCCTGCTCAACGCCGGTCCGGATGTGCTGGGCTTCACCCTGCCCAAGGGCAGCTGGGGGGAGTCGTGGACGAAAGTGCTCGACACCAGCGACGATGGCATCAAGGACGCTGACGAGCACCCGCTGGCCGGGGGGGAGCAGCTGGAGGTGGGCGCCTACGCCAGCGTGCTGCTGCGGCGGGAGGATTGA